In Catharus ustulatus isolate bCatUst1 chromosome 29, bCatUst1.pri.v2, whole genome shotgun sequence, the following are encoded in one genomic region:
- the LOC117008550 gene encoding kelch-like protein 23: MEPAQEPQELGPQTEIIADTILEVGERLFQVSRRVLSVHSRYFKAMFFGGARESSEQHIVLKGIDAVPFQALIEFTRTAQVLIGQENVISLLETADFFQFDRVKLLCEKFLERELHVSNCLGLMTYSQQFAFTELYMSAMNVALTHWGDVICQEEFKALPKEMLMQLLKSDDLFISREDVVFDSIIIWIMEDPTTREEEFLDLVGEVRVTFLSLSFLDTLVKRSKRAGETDTFSRLIKKLDNCPPPSWQNPKLCSYAGRSYDTLYVLGGKHDKEQQELYLFQPKTKTWQACSPLQRRNLTQYAVAAVGSFLFVTGGYFRDEFVWYSVDWVLIYNCLNNCWLEGPAMKKSRNSHCAVGVGLYLYVLGGSTDEGIIPAVERMALLESEWESMSPMAQPVERGDAVSVGTTIYVVCGLDENGHVYDGVQRLNTETDNWDVISFSPLPRYDLCITSLNGALYTVGGGAFRFDVETDEWTQVNEECLTQKFFMGCSTVNGQIYLLGQRKGNSALPTVVLFDPYLDVCQVIDNKLPCPLPIHGCVSVRRFDTWA, encoded by the exons ATGGAGCCTGCACAAgagccacaggagctgggacCTCAGACAGAAATCATTGCAGACACAATTCTTGAAGTTGGAGAGAGACTCTTCCAGGTCAGCCGTAGGGTGCTTTCAGTACACAGTCGGTATTTCAAAGCCATGTTTTTTGGAGGAGCAAGAGAGAGCTCTGAACAGCACATAGTGCTCAAAGGGATCGACGCGGTGCCTTTTCAGGCGCTAATTGAGTTCACTCGCACAGCCCAAGTGCTTATAGGTCAAGAAAATGTGATCAGTTTACTGGaaacagctgatttttttcagtttgacaGGGTGAAACTATTGTGTGAGAAATTTCTGGAGAGAGAACTGCATGTTTCCAACTGCCTGGGCCTGATGACATACTCACAGCAATTTGCCTTTACAGAGTTGTATATGTCTGCTATGAATGTGGCTCTCACTCACTGGGGGGATGTGATATGCCAGGAAGAATTTAAGGCATTACCCAAAGAAATGCTGATGCAGCTCCTGAAAAGTGATGATCTCTTCATTTCAAGAGAGGACGTGGTTTTTGACAGTATTATAATTTGGATAATGGAGGATCCAACAACAAGAGAGGAAGAATTTCTGGATTTGGTGGGCGAAGTCAGGGTCACTTTTCTGAGTTTGTCCTTCCTTGATACCTTGGTGAAACGCAGTAAGCGTGCTGGAGAGACAGATACCTTTTCCAGACTAATAAAGAAGTTAGACAACTGTCCCCCACCCAGCTGGCAAAATCCAAAGCTGTGTTCTTATGCTGGTCGGAGCTATGACACCTTATATGTCCTGGGAGGAAAACATGACAAGGAACAGCAAGAATTATATCTCTTTCAACCTAAAACAAAGACCTGGCAGGCTTGTTCTCCACTGCAGCGCAGGAACCTCACCCAGTATGCAGTGGCAGCAGTAG GGAGCTTCCTTTTTGTGACAGGAGGATATTTCCGGGATGAGTTTGTGTGGTACAGTGTGGATTGGGTGCTTATCTACAACTGCTTGAACAACTGCTGGCTGGAAGGGCCAGCCATGAAGAAGTCCCGCAATAGCCACTGTGCAGTAGGAGTAGGGCTCTACCTGTATGTTCTCGGAGGGAGCACCGATGAAGGGATAATCCCAGCAGTGGAGCGTATGGCTCTGCTGGAGTCAGAGTGGGAGAGCATGAGTCCTATGGCTCAGCCTGTAGAGAGAGGCGATGCGGTCAGTGTGGGAACCACGATCTATGTGGTCTGTGGCCTGGATGAGAATGGACACGTATATGATGGAGTGCAAAGGCTGAACACAGAGACAGACAACTGGGATGTCATCTCATTCTCCCCTCTTCCAAG ATATGACCTCTGCATCACATCCCTGAATGGGGCTCTGTACACTGTAGGAGGGGGAGCTTTTCGATTTGATGTGGAAACAGATGAATGGACCCAGGTGAATGAGGAATGCTTGACCCAGAAGTTCTTCATGGGATGCAGCACTGTGAATGGACAAATTTATCTCCTTGGACAGAGGAAGGGAAACAGTGCCCTCCCTACTGTAGTCCTCTTTGATCCCTATCTTGATGTGTGCCAAGTCATAGATAACAAACTCCCTTGCCCCCTTCCTATTCATGGCTGCGTTTCTGTGCGAAGATTTGATACGTGGGCATAA
- the LSM7 gene encoding U6 snRNA-associated Sm-like protein LSm7 — protein MASGGGGGGGGAGKMTDKEKKKKESILDLSKYIDKTIRVKFQGGREASGVLKGFDPLLNLVLDGTIEYMRDPDDQFKLTEDTRQLGLVVCRGTSVVLICPQDGMEAIPNPFIQQQDG, from the exons ATGGCGAGTGGCGGTggcggtggtggcggcggcgcggggaAGATGACG GataaagagaagaagaagaaggagagcATATTGGACCTCTCCAAGTACATCGACAAGACCATCCGGGTGAAGTTCCAGGGCGGGCGGGAAG CAAGTGGTGTCTTGAAAGGATTTGACCCTCTTCTGAACCTTGTGCTGGATGGTACCATTGAGTATATGCGAG atCCAGATGATCAATTTAAATTAACAGAAGACACACGTCAGTTGGGACTTGTGGTTTGCAGAGGGACTTCTGTGGTTCTGATTTGTCCACAGGATGGAATGGAAGCTATTCCAAACCCTTTCATTCAGCAGCAAGATGGCTAA